A section of the Virgibacillus sp. NKC19-3 genome encodes:
- the rpsA gene encoding 30S ribosomal protein S1, with product MSETNNALEEVEVGKTLTGTVIKVEEKQILVDIGYKTEGIVPIGELSNLHVESTNDVVKEGDTITLKVIKMDDDEVILSKKAIDADNAWDDLEKKYHNNETFETEVKEIVKGGLVVDVGIRGFIPASLVETYFVEDFSDYKNQRLTVKIADLNREQNRIILSHRAVVEEEANATKNELLQSLEEGQILEGTVQRLTHFGVFVDIGGVDGLVHISQLAHEHVDKASDVVSEGDTIKVEVLSVDRDNERISLSRKKTLPGPWANIADRVSQGDVLEGTVKRLVNFGAFIEVLPGVEGLVHISQIANRHIGTPQEVLEVGQQIKVKVLDVNEKEERISLSIKELEQEQEAKDYKQYEKDDEQSGFQIGDFIGDKLNKYK from the coding sequence ATGAGTGAAACGAACAATGCATTAGAAGAAGTAGAAGTAGGTAAAACATTAACAGGAACGGTTATTAAAGTAGAAGAAAAACAGATTCTTGTAGACATTGGGTACAAGACGGAAGGTATAGTCCCAATTGGTGAATTATCCAATCTTCACGTAGAGTCGACAAACGATGTTGTAAAAGAGGGGGACACGATTACTTTAAAAGTAATAAAAATGGATGATGACGAAGTAATACTTTCTAAGAAAGCGATAGACGCTGATAATGCGTGGGATGATTTAGAAAAAAAGTATCATAACAATGAAACGTTTGAAACAGAAGTAAAAGAAATTGTAAAAGGGGGGCTGGTTGTTGACGTAGGCATTCGCGGGTTTATTCCGGCCTCATTAGTAGAAACTTATTTTGTAGAGGACTTTTCAGATTATAAAAATCAGCGATTAACTGTAAAGATAGCCGATTTAAATAGAGAGCAAAATCGGATCATTCTATCCCATCGGGCAGTAGTTGAAGAAGAAGCCAATGCAACCAAAAATGAATTGTTACAGTCATTAGAAGAAGGCCAAATACTGGAAGGAACTGTACAGCGTTTAACTCATTTTGGAGTTTTTGTTGATATTGGTGGTGTTGATGGTCTTGTTCATATATCTCAGTTAGCCCATGAGCATGTAGATAAAGCATCTGATGTAGTTTCAGAGGGAGACACTATTAAAGTTGAAGTGTTGTCCGTTGATCGTGATAATGAGCGAATTTCCCTATCACGAAAGAAAACATTGCCAGGACCTTGGGCTAATATAGCGGATCGCGTGTCACAAGGTGATGTATTAGAAGGAACTGTTAAACGTCTCGTTAACTTTGGAGCTTTTATTGAAGTACTACCCGGCGTAGAAGGTTTAGTTCATATTTCGCAAATTGCAAATAGGCATATAGGTACACCACAAGAAGTTCTTGAGGTTGGTCAGCAGATTAAGGTTAAAGTACTCGATGTAAATGAAAAAGAAGAACGAATTTCCCTAAGTATTAAAGAGCTAGAACAAGAACAGGAAGCTAAAGATTATAAGCAATACGAAAAAGATGATGAGCAATCCGGATTCCAAATTGGTGACTTCATTGGTGATAAACTCAATAAATATAAGTAA
- a CDS encoding YphA family membrane protein, with protein sequence MINGLLFYWFSWILWIVVTFFMKKSKRRTILACWILVTILSSSLSIEMQNQQISVAFLLLVGGSFILLIQLPRVVYHLFASFTIMIGYAAILFWEKSAPIWMIAPRVILISFILGLLITILTKGLYNQLSIGLLGLTCGEMINGLMLSSYGFRITIGEMQFFDLLLFILVILVFLEMLHKGKDKLYVVLQNHKQTVKWQNE encoded by the coding sequence ATGATAAATGGCCTTTTATTTTATTGGTTTAGTTGGATATTGTGGATTGTTGTTACATTTTTTATGAAAAAAAGTAAAAGAAGAACGATCTTGGCGTGTTGGATACTAGTAACGATTCTCAGTTCAAGCCTTTCAATCGAAATGCAAAATCAGCAAATCTCGGTAGCGTTTTTACTATTGGTTGGAGGGTCCTTTATTTTACTAATACAGCTACCGCGTGTCGTATATCACTTATTTGCTTCATTTACGATTATGATTGGTTATGCAGCCATTCTATTTTGGGAAAAGAGCGCTCCTATTTGGATGATTGCACCAAGGGTGATTCTTATTTCTTTTATTTTGGGGCTACTTATAACCATATTGACTAAAGGACTTTACAATCAATTAAGTATAGGTTTATTAGGGCTGACATGTGGTGAAATGATTAATGGACTTATGTTATCCAGCTATGGATTTCGTATAACCATAGGAGAAATGCAGTTTTTTGATCTTTTGTTATTTATTTTAGTCATACTCGTATTTCTAGAAATGCTACATAAAGGCAAAGATAAATTATATGTCGTGTTACAAAACCATAAACAAACAGTGAAGTGGCAAAATGAATGA
- the der gene encoding ribosome biogenesis GTPase Der — protein sequence MRKSVVAIVGRPNVGKSTIFNRLVGERISIVDDIPGVTRDRVYAQGEWLSQSFNIIDTGGIEVGDEPLLQQMRYQAEIAIDEADVIIFLVNGKEGITAADEEVAKLLFKSNKPIVLGVNKIDNPEMRENIYEFYALGFGQPYPISGSHGLGLGDLLDEAVSHFPKNDDEEINEDMIYFSLIGRPNVGKSSLVNSILNEERAIVSEIEGTTREATDTYLHKDDQDYVIIDTAGMRKRGKVYETTEKYSVLRAQKAIERSDVVLVLIDAETGIREQDKKIAGYAHDAGRAIVIVVNKWDAVEANDKTMKEFETKVRGQFQFLDYAPIVFLSAKTKKRLHTLIPSIKVASENHAKRVPTNVLNDVIMDALAINPTPTFKGSRLKVLYTTQVAVKPPSFVVFVNDPELMHFSYKRFLENKIRDAFGFVGTPIQIFARKRQ from the coding sequence ATGAGGAAATCAGTTGTTGCCATTGTAGGAAGACCCAATGTTGGAAAATCAACTATATTTAATAGATTAGTTGGTGAAAGAATCTCTATTGTGGATGATATTCCGGGAGTAACAAGAGACAGGGTATATGCTCAAGGTGAATGGCTATCCCAGTCGTTTAATATTATTGACACTGGAGGAATTGAAGTTGGCGATGAGCCTTTACTCCAGCAAATGCGTTATCAAGCTGAAATAGCGATCGATGAAGCAGACGTTATTATTTTCCTCGTAAATGGCAAAGAGGGTATTACTGCAGCCGATGAAGAGGTTGCAAAATTATTGTTTAAATCCAATAAGCCAATTGTGCTTGGAGTTAATAAAATCGATAATCCGGAAATGCGTGAGAATATTTATGAATTTTATGCCTTAGGTTTTGGACAACCTTATCCAATTTCAGGGTCTCATGGTCTAGGCTTAGGTGATCTGTTAGATGAAGCAGTTAGTCACTTTCCGAAAAATGACGATGAAGAAATAAATGAAGATATGATCTATTTTAGTTTAATTGGAAGGCCAAATGTTGGAAAATCATCCTTGGTCAATTCCATTTTAAATGAAGAACGTGCCATCGTGAGTGAAATTGAAGGTACAACAAGAGAAGCTACTGACACGTATTTACATAAAGACGATCAAGATTACGTCATTATTGATACAGCAGGTATGCGAAAACGTGGGAAAGTTTATGAGACTACAGAGAAATATAGTGTACTTCGGGCACAGAAAGCGATTGAACGTTCAGATGTCGTGTTAGTTTTGATTGATGCTGAAACAGGAATAAGAGAACAAGATAAAAAAATTGCTGGCTATGCGCATGATGCGGGACGTGCCATTGTTATTGTTGTAAATAAATGGGATGCAGTGGAAGCAAATGACAAAACAATGAAAGAATTTGAAACAAAGGTACGAGGGCAATTTCAGTTTTTAGATTATGCTCCGATTGTTTTCTTATCTGCAAAAACAAAAAAAAGACTGCATACGCTTATTCCATCAATAAAAGTAGCAAGTGAAAACCATGCAAAACGAGTACCTACTAATGTTTTAAATGATGTCATCATGGATGCATTAGCGATAAATCCAACACCAACATTTAAAGGGAGCCGTTTAAAAGTACTGTATACAACACAAGTAGCTGTTAAACCGCCCAGTTTTGTCGTGTTTGTTAATGATCCTGAATTAATGCATTTTTCGTATAAACGTTTTTTAGAAAATAAAATACGGGATGCATTTGGTTTTGTAGGTACACCAATTCAAATATTTGCTAGAAAAAGGCAATGA
- a CDS encoding NAD(P)H-dependent glycerol-3-phosphate dehydrogenase, producing MAKVAVLGAGSWGTALSIVLADNGNDVRLWSHRRDQVETINQTHKNEKYLDVTIPKQIKAFYNLDEAIHDVTSIVIVVPTSAIREVCGQLNEILEQRVTLIHASKGIEPVTLKRVSQLISEEMDHYNDEDIVVLSGPSHAEEVALRQPTTVTVSSLNNAKAEHAQDLFINESFRVYTSPDILGIELGGALKNIIALGAGISDGLGYGDNAKAALITRGLAEIARLGTSLGANPLSFLGLPGVGDLIVTCTSVHSRNWRAGNLLGQGYKLDDVLKQMGMVVEGVRTVKAAYQFAEDQQVEMPITAGIHQVLFDEKEPGDVVEQLMNRNKREEMDDLAKLLTERYSQ from the coding sequence ATGGCAAAAGTTGCTGTATTGGGTGCAGGAAGCTGGGGGACAGCATTAAGTATTGTTTTAGCAGATAACGGAAATGATGTTCGTCTTTGGTCACATCGAAGGGACCAAGTTGAAACCATTAACCAGACACACAAAAATGAAAAATATTTAGATGTGACAATCCCAAAGCAAATTAAAGCATTTTATAATCTAGATGAAGCGATACACGACGTGACGTCGATTGTTATTGTCGTGCCTACAAGTGCAATACGTGAGGTGTGTGGCCAACTGAATGAAATACTGGAACAACGAGTTACCCTTATCCATGCTTCTAAAGGTATTGAACCAGTAACATTGAAACGGGTTTCACAACTAATAAGTGAAGAAATGGATCACTATAACGATGAAGATATTGTAGTTTTATCTGGCCCCAGCCATGCAGAAGAGGTTGCGCTTAGACAGCCTACAACGGTAACAGTTTCTTCTTTGAATAATGCGAAAGCAGAGCATGCACAGGATTTATTTATTAATGAATCCTTTCGTGTTTACACAAGCCCCGATATTCTCGGGATAGAGCTGGGAGGAGCATTGAAGAATATTATCGCCTTAGGTGCAGGTATTTCGGATGGCCTGGGGTATGGAGATAATGCGAAAGCGGCTCTTATAACAAGGGGCTTAGCTGAAATTGCGCGCTTAGGAACATCACTTGGAGCGAATCCACTCAGCTTTTTGGGCTTACCAGGTGTAGGTGATTTAATTGTTACATGTACAAGTGTACATAGCCGTAACTGGCGTGCCGGGAATTTATTAGGTCAAGGGTATAAATTAGATGACGTGTTAAAGCAGATGGGTATGGTTGTAGAAGGTGTGAGAACAGTTAAAGCTGCATACCAATTTGCTGAAGATCAACAAGTTGAAATGCCGATTACGGCAGGCATTCATCAAGTTTTATTTGATGAAAAGGAACCTGGAGATGTCGTTGAACAATTAATGAATAGAAATAAACGGGAAGAAATGGACGATTTGGCCAAATTGCTAACAGAGCGCTATTCACAATAA